From Sphingomonas hengshuiensis, one genomic window encodes:
- a CDS encoding LLM class flavin-dependent oxidoreductase has product MTIDFYWRLPSHGCHGSLRDTAYDRGDWSPISPRNVAPGLDRSGADDGFRYVDHLSAIARAAESVGFIGGLIPSFPNTDDPWVISPLLARETRTFRFMIAFQPGFLNPVHAARMSASLQRATGGRTVFNIITGGGGPSQLWWGDRFSHDDRYGRTTEFLDVFKGVWSGEGFSYDGRFYQVQDGGLSPLLAREEVPEIWFSGSSDAALQSAARHADYYLSWLEPFDQLADKFARVKDRTAALGGEQKCAVRVDLVARATEEEAWAEVRAGFEGLSPERRNQARGGPTDSVGAARQQALRPSEATRYDDLIVAPNLWGGFSLLRGGPALGIVGSYEQCAARLDDLIARGTDAFILAGTPHLEEAYRVGEEVLPLLGSKAEVLLHAAE; this is encoded by the coding sequence ATGACCATCGATTTCTACTGGCGCCTGCCCAGCCATGGCTGCCACGGCAGCCTGCGCGATACTGCCTATGACCGGGGCGACTGGTCGCCGATCAGCCCGCGCAACGTCGCGCCGGGGCTCGATCGGAGCGGCGCGGACGACGGCTTCCGCTATGTCGACCATCTCAGCGCGATCGCGCGCGCGGCGGAGAGCGTGGGCTTTATCGGCGGGCTGATCCCGTCCTTCCCCAACACCGACGACCCCTGGGTGATTTCGCCGCTGCTCGCGCGCGAGACCCGGACGTTCCGCTTCATGATCGCGTTCCAGCCGGGTTTCCTGAACCCGGTCCATGCCGCGCGGATGTCGGCAAGCCTCCAGCGCGCGACCGGCGGGCGCACGGTGTTCAACATCATCACCGGCGGCGGCGGCCCTTCGCAGCTCTGGTGGGGCGACCGCTTCAGCCATGACGACCGCTATGGCCGCACCACCGAGTTCCTAGACGTGTTCAAGGGCGTGTGGAGCGGGGAGGGCTTTTCTTATGACGGGCGCTTCTATCAGGTGCAGGACGGGGGCCTTTCGCCGCTGCTCGCGCGCGAGGAAGTGCCGGAGATCTGGTTCTCGGGCTCGTCCGACGCGGCGCTGCAATCCGCTGCCAGGCACGCGGACTATTACCTGTCCTGGCTCGAACCGTTCGACCAGCTCGCCGACAAGTTCGCGCGGGTGAAGGACCGCACCGCGGCGCTGGGCGGCGAGCAGAAATGCGCCGTGCGCGTCGATCTGGTCGCGCGCGCCACCGAGGAAGAGGCCTGGGCCGAGGTGCGCGCAGGCTTTGAGGGGCTGAGCCCCGAGCGGCGCAACCAGGCGCGCGGCGGCCCGACCGATTCGGTGGGCGCCGCGCGGCAACAGGCGCTGCGGCCCAGCGAGGCGACGCGCTATGACGACCTGATCGTCGCGCCGAACCTGTGGGGCGGATTCAGCCTGCTCCGTGGCGGGCCGGCGCTCGGCATCGTCGGGAGCTATGAGCAATGCGCCGCGCGGCTGGACGATCTGATCGCGCGCGGGACCGACGCCTTCATCCTCGCGGGCACGCCGCATCTCGAGGAAGCCTATCGCGTCGGCGAGGAAGTGCTGCCGCTGCTCGGGAGCAAGGCGGAGGTGCTGTTGCACGCCGCGGAGTGA
- a CDS encoding TonB-dependent receptor: MPKPTHPAALSLLARSSLVALTLACAVPALAGPRDEDAAKAVATVTAAPDPEDDPTQSQADIVVTAQRREQRLQDVPTAITAISSTQFSEGGIGRSANEVLNLVPNASAGTQQHGRPRWWIRGVGAGQQQLDLANPVGFYLDDVYISNASATGLPLFDIERVEVLRGPQGTLWGKNTTGGAINVISKRPSLTDAADQNYVKLEYGSFDNKIAEAGIGAALIPGVLATRISARIDDREGRFTNAFTGEKSNAIRDNVVRGQFLLAPAPRFEALLSLHYRDYQTDGTYWTTGSYAASGIVRNGYAPSTDKDMISTNAGEFSRNSQFGGSLHLDWDLGGLSLTAITGYERFKTRGAGDSDYTPLEISRSYTRARSQQWTQELRLASPQSDRLNWILGLYYFNEKIDSDAYSARLPDGSVPARPGSTATVAYALTHYDHRAESGAAFGSATFDFTDAVKLTIGARWTRETKTLDFDRRASANAAGTAWSNTAQWWNSYTGSFGGAGTFSGSLRKTWDAFTYDVTPSWTVAPDNLLYAKYSHGVKSGGFNTAATLPVALATVAPEELDAFELGYKSQWFDRRLTVNATVFHYDYHNVQINVVGPNPGAVGGATVSYLQNAEKAHVNGAEFEIDATPVQGLRLTSAVGILDTRYDTLQVVNGGANLAGARFVRAPKLTLNGSATYTVGLGSGGTVDLVADARYTSRQFYYITPQDVVNRYLLTQKGYTIANARISYTPAGERVTLSAFVNNLLDTDYLNHALPAANAAQGITGDTVAWADGRTYGASLIVRF, translated from the coding sequence TTGCCAAAACCGACTCATCCCGCCGCGCTGTCGCTTCTCGCCCGCTCGAGCCTTGTCGCCTTGACGCTGGCCTGCGCGGTCCCCGCCCTTGCCGGGCCGCGCGACGAGGACGCTGCAAAGGCCGTTGCCACGGTAACCGCCGCGCCCGATCCGGAGGACGATCCAACCCAGTCCCAGGCCGATATCGTCGTGACTGCGCAGCGCCGCGAGCAGCGGCTCCAGGACGTGCCGACGGCGATCACCGCGATCAGCTCTACGCAGTTCAGCGAGGGCGGGATCGGGCGTTCGGCGAACGAAGTGCTCAATCTGGTGCCCAACGCTTCGGCCGGGACCCAGCAGCATGGCCGCCCGCGCTGGTGGATCCGCGGCGTCGGCGCCGGCCAGCAACAGCTCGACCTGGCGAACCCGGTCGGCTTCTATCTCGACGATGTCTATATCAGCAACGCCAGCGCCACCGGCCTGCCGCTGTTCGACATCGAGCGCGTCGAAGTGCTGCGCGGGCCGCAGGGCACATTATGGGGCAAGAACACCACCGGCGGCGCGATCAACGTCATCTCGAAGCGCCCGTCGCTCACCGATGCCGCCGACCAGAATTATGTGAAGCTCGAATATGGCAGCTTCGACAACAAGATCGCCGAGGCCGGCATCGGCGCCGCGCTGATCCCCGGCGTGCTCGCGACGCGCATCTCGGCGCGGATCGACGATCGCGAGGGGCGCTTCACCAATGCGTTCACCGGCGAGAAGTCGAACGCGATCCGCGACAATGTCGTGCGCGGCCAGTTTCTGCTCGCCCCCGCGCCCCGTTTCGAGGCGCTGCTGAGCCTCCATTATCGCGATTACCAGACCGACGGCACCTATTGGACGACCGGCAGCTATGCGGCGAGCGGGATCGTCCGGAACGGCTATGCGCCCTCGACCGACAAGGACATGATCAGCACCAATGCCGGCGAGTTCAGCCGCAATTCGCAGTTCGGCGGGTCGCTGCATCTCGACTGGGACCTGGGCGGGCTCTCGCTGACGGCGATCACCGGCTATGAACGGTTCAAGACCCGCGGCGCGGGCGACAGCGACTATACCCCGCTGGAGATTTCACGCAGCTACACCCGCGCGCGCAGCCAGCAATGGACGCAGGAACTCCGCCTCGCCTCGCCCCAGTCGGATCGGCTGAACTGGATTCTGGGGCTCTATTATTTCAACGAGAAGATCGACTCCGATGCCTATTCGGCGAGACTCCCGGACGGTTCGGTCCCGGCCCGCCCGGGCAGCACCGCGACGGTTGCGTATGCGTTGACGCACTATGATCACCGCGCCGAAAGCGGCGCCGCGTTCGGCAGCGCGACGTTCGACTTTACCGATGCCGTGAAGCTGACCATCGGCGCGCGCTGGACCCGCGAGACCAAGACGCTCGACTTCGACCGTCGCGCCTCGGCCAATGCGGCGGGAACGGCATGGAGCAACACTGCCCAATGGTGGAACAGCTATACCGGCAGCTTCGGCGGCGCGGGCACCTTCTCGGGCAGTCTGCGCAAGACCTGGGACGCCTTCACATATGACGTGACCCCGTCCTGGACGGTGGCGCCCGACAATCTGCTCTACGCCAAATATTCGCACGGGGTGAAATCGGGCGGGTTCAACACCGCCGCGACGTTGCCGGTCGCGCTCGCCACGGTCGCGCCGGAGGAACTCGACGCGTTCGAGCTGGGGTATAAGTCGCAATGGTTCGACCGGCGGCTGACGGTCAACGCCACGGTGTTCCATTATGACTATCACAATGTGCAGATCAACGTGGTCGGGCCGAATCCCGGCGCGGTCGGCGGTGCCACCGTCTCCTATCTGCAGAACGCCGAAAAGGCGCACGTCAACGGCGCCGAGTTCGAGATCGACGCGACTCCGGTCCAGGGGCTGCGGCTGACCAGCGCGGTGGGCATCCTCGACACCAGATATGACACGCTCCAGGTGGTGAACGGCGGCGCCAACCTGGCGGGCGCACGGTTCGTGCGGGCGCCGAAGCTGACGCTCAACGGCAGCGCGACTTATACGGTCGGGCTGGGCAGCGGCGGCACGGTCGATCTGGTCGCGGATGCCCGCTACACCTCGCGGCAATTCTACTACATCACGCCGCAGGATGTCGTGAACCGTTACCTGCTGACGCAGAAGGGCTATACGATCGCCAATGCCCGGATCAGCTACACCCCGGCGGGCGAGCGGGTCACGCTGTCCGCGTTCGTGAACAACCTGCTGGACACCGACTATCTGAACCACGCCCTCCCCGCCGCCAACGCGGCGCAGGGGATTACCGGCGACACGGTCGCCTGGGCCGATGGCCGCACCTATGGCGCGTCGCTGATCGTGCGCTTCTGA
- a CDS encoding LLM class flavin-dependent oxidoreductase yields MTIQTYWQLDVTEDAARSEPGARPSGRFRDVRTPALNRYDYYVQVGQAAAQTAFDGLFLPHRPQSDDSNIVAAAIAREVPRLGLIPEFPASSGSAVYAAKQAVSFQRQTHGRLGWAIAKDADAASRAREGDEVPDEALPARVDEFLTVARGVHGQQPFDFAGTHFEVQGGGFTAPLNGVAFPRVFLQGESEEALALSARTADVHLFAANTPAALRAHVETLDALAAHASRSVGFGVIQHVLAREDSADARREAGRAGLPDTAIVGTYADVAQRLADLAALGLRHFVLAAPSSLEEAYRIGQHVLPRFRALTERVAVAA; encoded by the coding sequence ATGACGATCCAGACCTATTGGCAACTCGACGTGACCGAGGATGCGGCGCGATCGGAACCCGGCGCGCGGCCGTCCGGGCGGTTCCGCGACGTCCGCACGCCGGCGCTCAATCGCTATGATTATTACGTCCAGGTCGGTCAGGCCGCGGCGCAGACGGCGTTCGACGGGCTGTTCCTGCCGCATCGCCCGCAATCGGACGACAGCAACATCGTCGCCGCCGCGATCGCGCGCGAAGTGCCGCGGCTGGGGCTGATCCCCGAGTTCCCGGCGTCGTCGGGCTCGGCGGTCTATGCCGCCAAACAGGCCGTGAGTTTCCAGCGCCAGACACACGGGCGGCTCGGCTGGGCCATCGCGAAGGATGCGGACGCTGCGTCGCGGGCGCGTGAGGGGGACGAGGTTCCCGACGAGGCGCTCCCTGCGCGCGTCGACGAGTTCCTGACGGTCGCGCGCGGCGTGCATGGCCAGCAGCCCTTCGATTTCGCCGGTACGCATTTCGAAGTGCAGGGCGGCGGGTTCACCGCGCCGCTCAACGGTGTCGCCTTCCCCAGGGTGTTCCTGCAGGGCGAGAGCGAGGAGGCGCTGGCGCTGTCCGCGCGCACTGCGGACGTGCATCTGTTCGCCGCAAACACGCCCGCGGCGCTGCGCGCGCACGTCGAGACGCTCGACGCGCTGGCGGCCCATGCGAGCCGCTCGGTCGGGTTCGGTGTCATCCAGCACGTTCTGGCGCGCGAGGATTCCGCCGATGCGCGGCGCGAGGCGGGCCGCGCCGGACTCCCCGACACCGCGATTGTCGGCACCTATGCCGATGTCGCCCAGCGGCTGGCGGATCTCGCCGCGCTGGGCCTGCGCCATTTCGTGCTCGCCGCGCCCTCCTCGCTCGAGGAGGCCTATCGCATCGGCCAGCACGTCCTTCCCCGCTTCCGCGCGCTGACCGAGCGCGTGGCGGTCGCTGCCTGA